In the genome of Flaviflexus ciconiae, one region contains:
- the secF gene encoding protein translocase subunit SecF, with product MSMYSLGNNLYSGEKSFNIIGKRKIWYSIALVFIALTALLLIVKPINFGIDFRGGSQFTISGTANSSQQDAIDVVAEYTGDANVRVSEVGSNSIRVQTAELSSEETQDVRDGLAEAYGVPPEDVASTFIGPTWGADVSQQALQSLVVFIVLVSLVLWIYFRTWTIAIGAIGALLHDLAITVGVYVASGFEVTPATVIGLLTILGYSLYDTVVVFDKVRENTKGFAEQTDYTYAEAANLAVNQTLIRSINTSVTGLLPVGSILVIGVLFQGAGTLRDLSLALFVGMLVSAISSIFIASPLAVTLGERQADIKEHTESVLAAREKAALVNEVKEKKA from the coding sequence ATGTCCATGTACTCCCTTGGCAACAATCTCTACTCCGGTGAGAAGAGCTTCAACATCATCGGGAAGAGGAAGATCTGGTACTCGATCGCCCTTGTTTTCATTGCTCTCACCGCCCTGCTTTTGATCGTCAAGCCGATTAACTTCGGCATCGACTTCCGGGGTGGCTCGCAGTTCACGATCTCGGGGACCGCGAATTCCTCCCAGCAGGATGCGATCGACGTGGTCGCCGAGTACACCGGAGACGCCAACGTTCGAGTTTCCGAGGTGGGTTCCAACTCTATCCGCGTGCAGACAGCCGAACTGTCGAGCGAGGAAACCCAGGACGTTCGTGATGGTCTGGCTGAGGCCTACGGAGTCCCGCCTGAGGATGTTGCGTCAACCTTTATTGGCCCCACCTGGGGCGCCGACGTTTCCCAGCAGGCGCTTCAGTCGCTCGTTGTCTTCATTGTTCTCGTGAGCCTGGTCCTGTGGATCTACTTCCGAACGTGGACAATCGCGATTGGCGCGATCGGAGCACTGCTCCACGACCTTGCGATCACCGTGGGCGTCTATGTGGCTTCTGGTTTCGAGGTCACTCCAGCTACCGTTATTGGCCTGCTCACGATTCTTGGCTATTCCCTCTATGACACCGTTGTCGTGTTCGACAAGGTCCGCGAGAACACGAAGGGCTTTGCGGAGCAGACCGACTACACGTATGCGGAAGCAGCGAACCTGGCCGTTAACCAGACCCTGATCCGTTCCATCAACACATCCGTGACCGGACTCTTGCCCGTGGGCTCGATTCTTGTCATTGGCGTCCTATTCCAGGGAGCAGGAACGCTCCGGGACCTGTCACTCGCGCTATTTGTCGGTATGCTAGTTTCGGCAATTTCGTCAATCTTCATTGCGTCACCGCTTGCGGTGACGCTCGGAGAGCGCCAGGCGGACATCAAGGAGCACACCGAGAGTGTTCTGGCGGCTCGCGAGAAGGCCGCCTTAGTGAACGAAGTAAAAGAGAAGAAGGCATGA
- the ruvA gene encoding Holliday junction branch migration protein RuvA: MISLVRGTVLKTTASTAIIDVGGIGFSVIATPTTLSELRVGQEGTIYTSFVVREESMTLYGFADEDERNTFEILTTVSGIGPKIGLAVLSVHTPDILRSIVERKDIPGLTQVPGIGQKGAQRILLELGNKLGPATSQVEAVAPASASADVVAALVGLGWNEDVAARTVSDVEAEHGAMPVSQTLRVALQKLGGKR, from the coding sequence ATGATCTCGCTCGTCAGGGGTACGGTCCTGAAGACCACGGCAAGTACCGCGATCATCGATGTCGGGGGCATTGGCTTCTCGGTCATTGCGACCCCAACAACACTGTCGGAGCTGAGGGTGGGGCAAGAGGGCACCATCTATACGTCCTTCGTCGTCCGCGAAGAATCGATGACTCTCTACGGCTTTGCGGATGAGGACGAGCGGAACACCTTCGAGATTCTCACCACGGTCTCCGGCATTGGCCCGAAGATTGGTTTGGCCGTGCTTTCGGTCCACACTCCCGACATACTTCGTTCAATCGTCGAGCGGAAAGATATCCCCGGGTTGACCCAGGTTCCCGGCATTGGTCAGAAGGGTGCTCAGCGCATTCTTCTTGAACTGGGTAACAAGCTTGGGCCCGCCACCTCCCAGGTGGAGGCCGTGGCCCCGGCGTCGGCTTCCGCCGACGTGGTCGCAGCTCTCGTTGGTCTGGGCTGGAACGAGGATGTGGCCGCGCGCACGGTTTCGGATGTGGAAGCTGAGCATGGCGCGATGCCGGTGTCGCAGACGCTTCGCGTTGCGTTGCAGAAGCTGGGCGGTAAGCGATGA
- the yajC gene encoding preprotein translocase subunit YajC, producing MEFIILMVVFGGFMILMSRSSKKMQAKAAEQRESALVVGNTVVTQTGMIGQIVDIDGGVVTLESASGDETQWLSNAINSVIEPPYEHTYAEDDSDDEDAESGFDGLSPRDSDLDRPSDR from the coding sequence GTGGAATTTATTATTCTCATGGTCGTATTCGGCGGTTTCATGATCCTCATGAGCCGTTCGAGCAAGAAGATGCAGGCCAAGGCAGCTGAGCAGCGCGAGTCCGCACTCGTTGTCGGCAACACCGTCGTTACCCAGACGGGCATGATCGGTCAGATCGTCGATATCGACGGTGGCGTTGTCACCCTCGAGTCTGCATCGGGCGACGAAACCCAGTGGCTCTCGAACGCCATCAACTCCGTCATCGAGCCCCCGTACGAGCACACGTACGCCGAGGACGACTCCGATGATGAGGATGCCGAGTCCGGCTTTGACGGGCTGAGCCCGCGCGACTCGGATCTCGACCGGCCCTCTGATCGGTAG
- a CDS encoding DUF349 domain-containing protein translates to MTQPTPGQEPTTNDSTEQAESPIEQANANKDTASQAPAETEQNTAAEAPAPEAPAPEAPVEAPAQAPAPDAETPVEEAPAEPVAPEQAASSGGSAAEAPSEQVSTSEEPAAEAPAGPTATEAKPAAPVAEKADEAAESPAEKPAEPAAPAGPPAVPHGVAGKPRPTPSPAPGRPTPKPPKSGPKPPPVPHKPASKPAVVPPTPPIDPKAASEAAAWGRVDDEGNVYLRASGDGGERLVGQYAIGDSKDDALSVYVRRYLDLVAQASLLESRLEIVNPQEIIPGLKTLDEALVEPAVVGDVDALRARVEAIRERLKVRQAEFDEERKVAKLQALADRTSIIERAEAIAAQDPDKTHWRDSRNELSSLLEQWKRAQKAGPRIDRTAEEGLWKRFSRARTEFDRHRRQHFSKVEANRNEVTARKEALIKRAEEMSSSTDWGATSAAYRDLLEEWKAAGRITRKEDDKLWARFRAAQQVFFDARQADRDSINSEQNENLAAKLELIKEAEAILPIKDIQVAKNKLHDIQDRWEQIGFVPRKDISRTEGRLRDVESAVRAAEDEQWRKSDPSKIERATGFAAQLEDAIAKHEQELADAQAKGDEKAAQRAQEALDARRAWLQQLK, encoded by the coding sequence ATGACGCAGCCAACACCGGGTCAAGAACCCACCACCAACGATTCCACCGAGCAGGCGGAATCCCCCATCGAGCAGGCGAATGCCAATAAGGACACTGCGTCGCAGGCACCTGCCGAAACCGAGCAGAACACTGCCGCCGAGGCACCCGCCCCGGAAGCACCCGCCCCGGAAGCACCCGTAGAAGCCCCAGCACAAGCGCCCGCACCTGACGCCGAGACGCCGGTCGAAGAGGCACCGGCAGAACCCGTCGCCCCGGAGCAGGCCGCTTCCAGCGGAGGATCTGCCGCCGAAGCGCCGTCAGAGCAGGTCTCCACCAGCGAAGAACCTGCTGCCGAAGCACCGGCAGGGCCCACTGCGACCGAGGCGAAGCCAGCGGCACCGGTCGCCGAGAAGGCGGACGAGGCAGCCGAAAGCCCTGCGGAGAAGCCAGCGGAGCCTGCCGCCCCGGCGGGACCCCCTGCGGTTCCGCATGGCGTAGCTGGCAAGCCCCGGCCGACTCCCTCGCCTGCGCCGGGACGTCCGACGCCGAAGCCCCCGAAGAGCGGTCCGAAGCCTCCCCCGGTTCCGCACAAGCCGGCCAGCAAGCCCGCAGTTGTACCACCGACACCTCCGATTGATCCCAAGGCCGCTTCCGAGGCCGCCGCGTGGGGCCGCGTTGATGACGAGGGGAACGTGTACCTCCGAGCATCCGGCGACGGTGGCGAGAGGCTCGTTGGACAGTACGCGATTGGCGACTCGAAGGACGATGCCCTGTCAGTCTACGTTCGCCGGTACCTGGACCTTGTTGCTCAGGCTTCGCTCCTGGAGTCCCGTCTCGAAATCGTCAACCCACAAGAGATTATCCCGGGTCTCAAGACGCTCGATGAGGCGCTTGTTGAGCCCGCGGTTGTCGGCGATGTCGATGCTCTTCGTGCCCGCGTCGAGGCAATCCGCGAACGACTGAAGGTTCGTCAGGCGGAGTTCGATGAGGAACGCAAGGTTGCGAAGCTACAGGCTCTCGCCGATCGCACCTCCATCATTGAACGTGCCGAAGCAATCGCCGCGCAGGATCCCGATAAGACTCACTGGCGCGACTCCCGCAATGAGCTGTCCTCCCTGCTTGAGCAGTGGAAGCGTGCTCAGAAGGCCGGTCCGAGGATCGACCGAACCGCTGAAGAGGGACTGTGGAAGCGGTTCTCTCGTGCACGCACGGAGTTCGACCGTCACCGTCGTCAGCACTTCTCGAAGGTTGAAGCCAACCGCAACGAGGTAACGGCCCGCAAGGAAGCACTCATCAAGCGCGCCGAGGAGATGTCGTCGTCGACCGACTGGGGAGCAACCTCCGCCGCCTACCGCGACCTGCTCGAAGAGTGGAAGGCCGCAGGCCGGATCACCCGCAAGGAAGATGACAAGCTGTGGGCCCGTTTCCGCGCCGCACAGCAGGTCTTCTTCGATGCTCGCCAGGCCGACCGCGACTCGATCAACTCCGAGCAGAACGAGAATCTTGCCGCAAAGCTGGAACTTATCAAGGAAGCCGAAGCGATCCTCCCGATCAAGGACATCCAGGTAGCAAAGAACAAGCTCCACGACATCCAGGATCGCTGGGAACAGATCGGATTCGTCCCCCGCAAGGACATTTCCCGCACCGAGGGCAGGCTCCGCGACGTTGAGTCCGCTGTCCGCGCGGCAGAGGATGAGCAGTGGCGCAAGTCCGATCCGTCAAAGATCGAGCGCGCCACCGGCTTTGCCGCGCAGCTTGAGGACGCCATTGCCAAGCACGAGCAGGAGCTCGCCGACGCACAGGCAAAGGGTGACGAGAAGGCCGCGCAACGCGCCCAGGAAGCACTTGACGCACGCCGCGCCTGGCTCCAGCAGCTGAAGTAG
- a CDS encoding MBL fold metallo-hydrolase, which yields MRLFIYTETALNANCYVWENTETKQAMVVDPGAGSAGWVANKLTKEGLKLAGVLLTHGHPDHVWDAAAVAGDKPVFISRPDLYRLDNPLDQVPGLVGAAEAMGSEWVKPTNIEVIPELCLQGSGAQIMPGFPVRAVMVPGHTEGSVGYLSAGILEEGEGAITVSQDGCGGGGCDGCDCGAGGNGEPEPVAFMFLGDVILGDSIGRTDLPGGDEREMKATLRMLSVAINPDTVIATGHGQLSTLGYQLQANQFLRGAAMADA from the coding sequence ATGCGTTTGTTCATCTACACCGAGACTGCACTCAATGCGAATTGCTATGTCTGGGAAAACACCGAAACTAAGCAGGCTATGGTCGTGGACCCGGGTGCGGGTAGTGCCGGCTGGGTAGCGAACAAACTCACCAAGGAGGGCCTTAAACTCGCCGGTGTTCTTCTCACTCATGGACATCCCGACCACGTGTGGGATGCTGCCGCGGTAGCGGGGGACAAGCCCGTCTTTATCTCTAGGCCGGACCTGTACCGGCTCGACAACCCCCTGGACCAGGTCCCGGGCCTTGTTGGTGCCGCTGAAGCTATGGGATCCGAATGGGTCAAGCCCACGAACATTGAGGTCATTCCAGAGCTGTGCCTTCAGGGATCTGGTGCGCAGATTATGCCTGGTTTCCCGGTACGCGCCGTGATGGTCCCCGGACACACCGAGGGCTCGGTTGGATACCTCAGCGCAGGAATCCTTGAAGAAGGCGAAGGAGCGATCACCGTATCGCAGGATGGTTGCGGCGGTGGCGGGTGCGACGGTTGCGACTGCGGCGCAGGTGGGAATGGAGAACCGGAACCCGTGGCATTCATGTTCCTCGGTGATGTCATCCTCGGTGACTCGATTGGCCGCACGGATCTTCCAGGTGGCGACGAGCGTGAGATGAAGGCGACGTTGCGCATGCTTTCCGTCGCGATCAATCCCGATACGGTGATTGCAACGGGCCACGGCCAGCTCTCAACTCTGGGTTACCAGCTTCAGGCCAATCAGTTCCTTCGCGGGGCTGCCATGGCCGATGCTTGA
- the ruvB gene encoding Holliday junction branch migration DNA helicase RuvB, with amino-acid sequence MSEDYSITDAEAPATERAAEAALRPKVLDEFVGQEVVRTQLSLVLQAAIARGATPDHVLLSGPPGLGKTTLAMIIAAEVGGALRLTSGPAIQHAGDLAAVLSSLQEGDVLFIDEIHRLARPAEEMLYLAMEDFRVDVMVGKGPGATSIPLPLPPFTVVGATTRAGLLPAPLRDRFGFTGHLEFYSADELAQVVTRSALLLEADLTQDAAHELASRSRGTPRIANRLLRRVQDWAQIKGTGVLDLSAAKAALEVFEVDDLGLDRLDRAVLELVCTRFGGGPVGLTTLAISVGEEPETVESVAEPFLVREGLLVRTPRGRAATPAAFKHLGLQPPENTLFDP; translated from the coding sequence ATGAGCGAGGACTACTCGATCACCGACGCCGAAGCACCTGCCACCGAACGTGCCGCAGAGGCGGCTCTGCGCCCCAAAGTTCTTGACGAGTTTGTTGGCCAGGAAGTTGTCCGCACCCAGCTGTCGCTCGTCCTTCAAGCCGCCATTGCCCGCGGGGCAACTCCCGACCACGTTTTGCTGTCAGGTCCGCCCGGCCTTGGTAAGACAACACTCGCAATGATCATTGCCGCCGAGGTTGGTGGAGCTCTCCGGCTGACCTCGGGCCCCGCGATTCAGCACGCTGGCGATCTGGCGGCCGTGCTGTCCTCCCTCCAGGAGGGCGATGTTCTCTTCATCGACGAGATCCACCGTCTGGCCCGGCCCGCGGAGGAGATGCTCTACCTGGCCATGGAGGACTTTCGCGTTGACGTCATGGTCGGTAAAGGTCCGGGTGCGACGTCGATTCCGCTTCCCCTGCCGCCGTTCACGGTCGTCGGTGCGACCACCCGAGCGGGCCTCCTCCCGGCTCCGCTGCGGGATCGCTTTGGTTTTACGGGGCACCTCGAGTTCTACTCGGCGGATGAGCTGGCCCAGGTTGTTACTCGATCGGCGCTACTGCTCGAAGCCGATCTAACGCAGGATGCGGCGCACGAGTTGGCGAGCCGTTCGCGCGGCACGCCGCGTATTGCTAACCGTCTGCTCCGCCGCGTCCAGGACTGGGCTCAGATTAAAGGCACCGGCGTTCTCGACCTGTCGGCCGCGAAGGCGGCCCTCGAGGTTTTCGAGGTTGATGATCTCGGTTTGGACCGCCTCGACCGAGCCGTTCTGGAGCTGGTGTGCACGAGATTCGGCGGCGGACCTGTGGGATTGACCACCCTGGCGATCTCTGTGGGAGAGGAACCGGAGACCGTTGAGTCGGTTGCCGAACCCTTCCTAGTCCGCGAGGGACTGCTGGTTCGTACACCCCGGGGGAGGGCCGCAACCCCCGCCGCTTTCAAGCACCTGGGACTGCAGCCACCGGAAAACACTCTCTTCGATCCCTGA
- a CDS encoding RelA/SpoT family protein, which yields MAEPESDVPRIRSRLAWLSGRNQHVPTALEPLMAAIEGRNVDRQKVIRAYQVAERCHQGQMRKSGEPYITHPIAVATILAELGMDTDTLAAALLHDTVEDTGYSLDEVRTEFGNDVAVLVDGVTKLDKVEYGEAAQAETVRKMVIAMSKDIRVLLIKLGDRLHNARTWKYVPSASAQSKARETLEIYAPLAHRLGMNSIKWELEDLSFKTLYPDVYREIERLVSERSSGREAYLESVKEQLSKELKAARIRCTITGRPKHYFSIYQKMILRGRDFEDIYDLIGVRVLVESVRDCYAALGVVNTLFTPIQGRIKDYITTPKFNLYQSIHTTVIGPDQNTMEVQIRTYDMHKRAEYGVAAHWRYKENPNATKSGKDAPNEQETQLNWLRQLVDWQRETADPAEFLDSLRYEMSGNRVYVFTPMGEVMDLPAGSTPVDFAYAVHTEVGQRTVGAKVNDRLVTLDHKLESGDTVEIITAKGTDAGPSQGWLEFVASPRARAKIKSWFTRNRRDEAIEVGKERLAKAIRRKNQPVQRLMSHDTLKGVADDLNRTDVSDLYAAIGEGHVSAETAVRRLIASQGGQAGVEETLAEAVTPTRIRATRSGTSSGVAVENLDDSDVLVKLAKCCTPLPPDKIVGFVTRGNGLSVHRADCPNVKNLEREPERFLPVSWSDEGTSSVYLVQVAIEALDRAGLLADIARVLSEHGVNMISGNMNTNRERVAKSRFTFEMADARHLQQVLRALRDIEGVYDAYRVTGTRDTMPERVQSAPSSD from the coding sequence ATGGCGGAACCGGAAAGTGATGTTCCCCGCATCCGGTCGAGACTTGCTTGGCTGAGCGGGCGAAATCAGCATGTCCCGACGGCCCTGGAGCCGCTCATGGCGGCGATCGAAGGCCGCAATGTTGACCGCCAGAAAGTCATCCGGGCCTACCAGGTGGCCGAGCGTTGCCACCAGGGGCAGATGCGCAAGTCCGGCGAGCCTTACATCACGCACCCAATTGCGGTCGCAACGATACTAGCCGAGCTCGGCATGGACACGGATACGCTGGCGGCCGCCCTGCTACACGACACCGTTGAAGACACCGGCTATTCCCTTGACGAAGTACGTACCGAATTCGGGAACGACGTTGCGGTCCTTGTCGATGGTGTGACGAAGCTCGACAAGGTCGAATACGGCGAGGCCGCACAGGCGGAGACCGTCCGCAAGATGGTGATTGCGATGTCGAAGGACATTCGCGTTCTTCTCATAAAGCTTGGCGACCGTCTCCACAACGCGCGTACGTGGAAGTATGTCCCGTCTGCTTCGGCTCAGTCCAAGGCGCGCGAGACACTCGAGATCTATGCCCCGCTCGCGCACCGCCTGGGCATGAATTCGATCAAGTGGGAGCTCGAAGACCTGTCTTTTAAGACGCTCTACCCCGATGTGTACCGGGAGATCGAGCGTCTGGTCTCCGAGCGTAGCTCGGGACGCGAGGCCTACCTGGAGTCCGTCAAGGAGCAGCTGAGCAAGGAGCTTAAGGCCGCGAGAATCCGTTGCACGATCACGGGCCGCCCGAAACACTACTTCTCGATTTACCAGAAGATGATTCTCCGCGGCCGCGACTTCGAGGACATCTACGACCTCATTGGGGTGCGCGTGCTCGTTGAGTCGGTCCGCGACTGCTATGCGGCCCTCGGCGTGGTCAATACGCTTTTCACCCCAATCCAGGGTCGCATTAAGGATTACATCACGACCCCGAAGTTCAACCTGTACCAGTCGATCCACACGACAGTTATTGGTCCCGACCAGAACACGATGGAAGTGCAGATCCGTACGTACGACATGCACAAGCGGGCCGAGTATGGCGTGGCTGCGCACTGGCGGTACAAGGAGAATCCGAACGCTACGAAGTCCGGCAAGGATGCTCCAAACGAGCAGGAAACCCAGCTTAACTGGCTCCGTCAGCTCGTCGATTGGCAACGCGAAACAGCCGATCCCGCCGAGTTCCTCGACTCGCTCCGTTACGAGATGTCCGGGAACCGGGTCTATGTCTTTACCCCGATGGGGGAAGTCATGGATCTCCCCGCAGGCTCGACTCCAGTCGACTTCGCCTACGCAGTCCATACCGAGGTTGGCCAGCGCACCGTTGGCGCGAAGGTTAACGACCGTCTCGTTACCCTCGATCACAAGCTGGAGTCGGGCGACACGGTCGAGATCATTACCGCAAAGGGGACGGATGCTGGGCCGAGCCAGGGCTGGCTCGAATTCGTTGCCTCTCCCCGCGCCCGCGCCAAGATCAAGTCGTGGTTCACGAGGAACCGCCGCGACGAGGCCATCGAGGTCGGTAAGGAACGGCTCGCAAAGGCAATCCGCAGGAAGAACCAACCTGTCCAGCGCCTCATGTCTCACGACACGCTCAAGGGCGTCGCTGACGATCTGAACCGCACCGACGTGTCCGATCTTTACGCGGCGATCGGAGAAGGTCACGTCTCGGCGGAGACGGCAGTGCGCCGGCTCATCGCCTCCCAGGGTGGTCAGGCCGGTGTTGAGGAGACCCTCGCCGAGGCGGTTACGCCGACAAGGATCCGGGCGACACGATCTGGGACGTCTTCGGGCGTCGCGGTGGAGAATCTGGACGACTCGGACGTTCTCGTCAAGCTCGCCAAGTGCTGCACCCCGCTACCGCCGGACAAGATCGTTGGGTTCGTGACACGCGGTAACGGCCTGTCGGTGCACCGGGCTGACTGCCCGAATGTGAAGAACCTGGAGAGGGAGCCCGAGCGTTTCCTGCCCGTATCTTGGTCGGACGAGGGTACGTCGTCCGTCTACCTTGTTCAGGTCGCCATCGAGGCACTCGACAGGGCTGGACTCCTCGCGGATATTGCACGCGTTCTTTCCGAGCACGGGGTCAATATGATCTCCGGCAACATGAATACCAACCGCGAGCGGGTCGCGAAGTCGCGCTTTACGTTTGAGATGGCGGACGCGAGGCACCTCCAGCAGGTGCTCCGCGCACTCCGGGACATCGAGGGCGTCTACGACGCGTACCGTGTCACGGGGACTCGGGACACGATGCCAGAGCGTGTGCAATCTGCTCCATCATCTGACTAG
- a CDS encoding adenine phosphoribosyltransferase, with translation MTDNPFPQDIVELVQSHIREVNDFPAPGVLFQDVTPLIADPVAFKALIDILADRYRGKVDAVAGLESRGFILGAPLAVALGVGMLTVRKAGRLPGPVVGIDYDLEYGSARMELQPFTVNDGDRVLVIDDVLATGGTANAAFELIEAAGGHADTLCVLMEIGALGGRERLAGRTVDAVLTY, from the coding sequence ATGACAGATAACCCGTTCCCCCAGGACATCGTGGAGCTCGTCCAGTCCCATATCCGCGAGGTCAACGACTTCCCGGCGCCGGGCGTCCTTTTCCAGGATGTCACGCCGCTGATCGCAGATCCGGTTGCCTTCAAGGCCCTTATCGACATCCTCGCCGACCGCTACCGCGGCAAGGTCGATGCGGTAGCCGGCCTCGAGTCTCGCGGATTCATCCTCGGCGCTCCACTGGCCGTGGCGCTCGGTGTTGGCATGCTGACCGTGCGCAAGGCGGGTCGCCTGCCCGGACCGGTTGTCGGAATCGACTACGACCTCGAGTACGGCTCGGCCCGCATGGAGCTCCAGCCGTTCACGGTCAATGATGGTGACCGCGTGCTCGTCATTGATGACGTCCTGGCAACGGGCGGCACCGCCAATGCTGCCTTCGAGCTTATCGAGGCCGCCGGCGGCCACGCTGATACCCTTTGCGTTCTCATGGAGATCGGTGCCCTTGGCGGTCGCGAGAGGCTTGCTGGCCGCACCGTGGATGCTGTCCTGACGTACTAA
- the secD gene encoding protein translocase subunit SecD translates to MSSTEEATERSPRTRLIVFFLLVLTLVASLVAGTVTTKESRWSPDLALDLEGGTQIILSPVVEPGYEITSEDIAQAIEIIRQRVDASGVAEAEITSQGGSNIVVGLPGNPSEETLDLVRTSAVLRLRPVIDYTGQVMANQGLTPVYSTDGSPLTDDQIATAKAIADLNGDGEISTEPTTEPESPSSDAWITEDVLYQGLTINCQAVDSRLQNTYSEADMPVVACDPETGSSYILGPTELDGQDLSDANSGPRVNEQGVAVGGFQVNLEFTSEGGDKFGDVTTRLAGFQYGTAKNLFAIVLDGSIISVASLKEPILGGSASISGTFNADQAESLANQLSFGSLPLTFEVLSEEQISATLGSEQLVNSLIAGAIGAVLIVFYLLWQYHGLGVLAVTSIIMVTGTSYLLISLLSWTMGYRLSLAGVVGLIISIGISADSFIVYFERMRDEIREGRTLKGAVEYGWSRARQTILVSDAVNFIAAVVLYFLAVGGVRGFAFTLGLTTVIDVIVVMLFTYPMMQLLVRTNFFGNGHRWSGMSAASLEADPVYAGRGRVRDSGVSKKEARAARKAKVASKGSTEDETVVSVLDRPEKSVNKRAGKSSTKASRKTATEASRQSASQGAASASDVTTDSAGTPDAAVSNGSSAAGSATAAGDSGSGKPMTLAQRRAAERRAAKREEN, encoded by the coding sequence ATGAGTTCCACTGAAGAGGCGACCGAACGGTCGCCTCGAACGCGTTTAATCGTTTTCTTCCTCCTCGTTCTCACCCTCGTGGCATCCCTTGTTGCCGGAACGGTGACGACAAAGGAGTCCCGCTGGTCTCCGGACCTCGCCCTCGACCTGGAGGGCGGCACCCAGATCATTCTGTCCCCGGTCGTGGAACCCGGCTACGAGATAACCTCCGAGGACATCGCGCAGGCAATTGAGATCATTCGCCAGCGCGTCGATGCCTCCGGCGTTGCCGAAGCTGAGATCACATCGCAGGGCGGTTCCAACATCGTTGTTGGCCTCCCCGGTAACCCGAGTGAAGAGACCCTTGACCTGGTCCGTACGTCGGCCGTTCTGCGCCTGCGTCCCGTTATTGACTACACGGGCCAGGTTATGGCAAACCAGGGACTGACTCCCGTTTACTCGACCGACGGTTCCCCGCTGACTGACGACCAGATCGCCACAGCGAAAGCTATCGCCGACCTCAATGGCGACGGCGAGATCTCAACCGAGCCGACCACGGAGCCCGAATCCCCGTCGTCCGATGCGTGGATTACGGAAGATGTCCTCTACCAGGGATTGACAATCAACTGTCAGGCGGTGGACTCGCGTCTGCAGAACACCTACTCCGAGGCCGATATGCCGGTGGTGGCATGCGATCCCGAGACAGGTTCTTCCTACATTCTGGGCCCCACCGAGCTGGACGGTCAGGATCTCTCGGATGCTAACTCCGGTCCCCGCGTTAACGAACAGGGTGTCGCCGTCGGCGGCTTCCAGGTCAACCTCGAGTTCACGAGCGAGGGCGGTGACAAGTTCGGTGACGTCACCACGCGCCTTGCTGGCTTCCAGTACGGGACTGCGAAGAACCTCTTCGCCATCGTTCTCGACGGCTCGATCATTTCCGTGGCTTCTCTCAAAGAACCGATCCTCGGTGGATCGGCCTCGATCTCCGGAACATTTAACGCCGATCAGGCAGAGTCGCTGGCCAACCAGCTGTCGTTCGGCTCGCTGCCGCTGACGTTCGAGGTGCTCTCCGAGGAGCAGATCTCCGCAACCCTCGGCTCAGAGCAGCTCGTTAATTCGCTGATCGCTGGTGCGATCGGTGCGGTGCTTATCGTCTTTTACCTGCTCTGGCAGTACCACGGGCTGGGCGTTTTGGCGGTCACATCGATCATCATGGTGACCGGCACTTCCTATCTCCTCATCTCGCTTTTGTCGTGGACGATGGGGTACAGGTTGTCGCTCGCCGGCGTCGTCGGACTCATCATTTCTATCGGTATTTCCGCCGACTCGTTTATCGTCTATTTCGAGAGAATGCGAGACGAGATCCGCGAGGGCCGCACACTCAAGGGAGCGGTGGAGTACGGCTGGTCGAGGGCCCGGCAAACGATCCTCGTGTCAGACGCGGTCAACTTTATTGCAGCTGTCGTCCTGTACTTCCTGGCCGTTGGCGGTGTCCGCGGGTTCGCGTTCACGCTCGGCCTCACGACGGTTATCGATGTTATCGTCGTCATGCTGTTCACCTACCCGATGATGCAGCTCCTGGTCCGGACGAACTTCTTCGGCAACGGCCACCGCTGGTCCGGCATGTCAGCCGCGTCGCTCGAGGCCGACCCGGTGTACGCAGGACGCGGGCGCGTCCGTGACTCCGGTGTTTCCAAGAAGGAAGCCCGCGCGGCACGCAAGGCCAAAGTAGCATCAAAGGGATCAACCGAGGACGAGACTGTCGTGTCCGTTCTCGACCGGCCCGAGAAGTCTGTCAACAAGCGAGCGGGCAAATCCTCCACAAAGGCATCGCGGAAGACCGCAACCGAGGCTTCGAGGCAGTCGGCCTCTCAGGGTGCGGCATCGGCCTCGGACGTGACCACAGATTCGGCAGGAACACCGGATGCGGCAGTATCCAACGGGAGCAGCGCTGCTGGTTCGGCAACGGCGGCAGGGGATTCTGGCTCCGGTAAGCCGATGACACTCGCCCAGCGGAGAGCGGCTGAACGCCGCGCCGCGAAACGGGAGGAGAACTAA